The following is a genomic window from Desulfobacterales bacterium.
ATGCCTACGTTGCCAAAGCAACCATAAAAACCGTCCCCACCGACAGCAATTTTCATCTGGATACGGCTGCCATCGCAGCATCCATAACCGATAAGACCCGGGTGATGCTGCTCAACTCACCCAATAATCCCACCGGAGCTGTCTATTCGGCTGAGGAGCTGTCCAAACTGGGCCGGGTGCTGGACGATGCCAGTCAAAAATTCGGCCGGCGCATTTATCTGGTGGCCGATGAGCCCTATCGCAAAATCGCCTATGATGTGGAAGTGCCTTCGATATTTCAAGCCTATGCCCATTCGATTATCGTGACCTCCTATTCCAAGGAGCTGTCTTTGGCCGGGGAGCGCATCGGTTTTCTGGCCGTTAATCCGCAAGCTGAAGACGCCGGGTTGGTAGCCAGCGCCGCGGCGGTGATCAATACCATGCTGTGTGTTAACGCCCCCAGCCTACTGCAGCATGCAGTCGCCCAGTTGCAGGGAGTCACGGTTGATGTCTCCATTTATCATCGACGGCGGGATTTACTGTGCCAGGGCCTTTCTGAAATCGGTTACGAATTTCATGTACCCGAAGGCGCATTTTACCTGTTTCCCAAAAGCCCGCTGCCCGATGATGTCAAATTCACCGGTATTTTAAAGG
Proteins encoded in this region:
- a CDS encoding pyridoxal phosphate-dependent aminotransferase → MPIADQMVKMVEGMEMVKKMFEEGARLKAEHGADKVFDFSLGNPDVPPPPEFKKVLRELVGDESLGHGYTPNTGYPHVRQAVADYLSGIHDVSLTPDLIVMTVGAAGALNDALNAVINPGEEILVPAPYFIGYDHYAYVAKATIKTVPTDSNFHLDTAAIAASITDKTRVMLLNSPNNPTGAVYSAEELSKLGRVLDDASQKFGRRIYLVADEPYRKIAYDVEVPSIFQAYAHSIIVTSYSKELSLAGERIGFLAVNPQAEDAGLVASAAAVINTMLCVNAPSLLQHAVAQLQGVTVDVSIYHRRRDLLCQGLSEIGYEFHVPEGAFYLFPKSPLPDDVKFTGILKEELILAVPGVGFGGPGYFRLSYAVPDSVITGSMAGFKNALQKF